One genomic region from Bactrocera tryoni isolate S06 chromosome 3, CSIRO_BtryS06_freeze2, whole genome shotgun sequence encodes:
- the LOC120771612 gene encoding glycine receptor subunit alpha-2 isoform X2 — protein MLDKYINLLLPCSLGLIWIWLTDSTDALMNYTAKPRVVLPPNYVKEMRPPSKKGSPVIVDFSIFVVDINSINVEDMDFRVDMFIHQRWNESRLEVSDDIFEEGDDYVTLLPEFFDNLWQPDPYFLNSKIAEIATLTHKFTSVTLYKNKTVRYAARMHAIIACQMEFQLYPMDIQVCPIYIESFSSNNQKVKLRWSDSGVTLNPELKLLQYNLGQPLELEESDGYMPEKVGNFSRLTVYFRFERQIGHHLIQTFAPSSLVVMLSWFSFWLGLDAIPGRVTLLVTCMLTLVTMFTGLRADIPPVAYVKALDLWMAGCMVSVFAALAEFVVVKVLDVQYQYQVNKIPKVLPMRISNMEKGQCATVASWEGGAVRSRKSTQTPTTPGQTSLQGNGGPPKPARRQSLLSVAWTDTDTGVEKIMWREIDKVSRAVFPILFFVFVLLYWPILLMKSS, from the exons ATGCTGGATAAATACATAAATCTACTATTGCCATGCAGTCTGGGATTGATATGGATTTG GCTGACTGATTCAACGGATGCCTTAATGAACTACACGGCCAAACCTCGCGTAGTCCTTCCACCTAATTATGTCAAGG AAATGAGACCACCTTCCAAGAAAGGCTCTCCAGTGATAGTAGACTTTAGCATATTTGTTGTAGATATTAACTCAATCAATGTAGAGGATATGGACTTTAG GGTAGATATGTTTATACATCAGCGTTGGAACGAATCAAGGCTCGAGGTCTCCGATGATATATTCGAGGAGGGCGATGATTATGTGACACTACTTCCAGAATTCTTCGATAATCTCTGGCAACCGGATCCATATTTTTTGAATTCGAAAATTGCCG AGATAGCAACACTAACGCACAAATTCACCTCAGtgactttatataaaaataaaacggtaCGCTATGCGGCGCGAATGCATGCGATCATCGCCTGTCAAATGGAATTCCAACTCTATCCGATGGACATACAGGTGTGCCCCATATATATAGAAAGCT TCTCATCGAATaatcaaaaagtgaaattacgTTGGTCCGACTCTGGCGTCACTTTGAATCCCGAGCTCAAATTGCTGCAATACAACCTTGGCCAACCGCTCGAACTGGAGGAGAGTGATGGCTATATGCCCGAGAAGGTTGGCAATTTTTCACGTCTCACAGTGTATTTCCGATTTGAGCGGCAAATCGGACATCATCTCATACAGACGTTCGCGCCGTCATCGCTCGTCGTAATGTTGTCTTGGTTTAGTTTTTGGTTGGGACTGGATGCCATACCGGGTCGTGTGACGTTGTTGGTCACATGCATGTTAACTTTGGTCACCATGTTCACCGGTCTTAGAGCGGATATACCGCCTGTTGCCTATGTGAAG GCTCTGGATCTTTGGATGGCCGGTTGTATGGTGTCTGTATTTGCAGCTTTAGCGGAATTTGTTGTTGTGAAGGTATTGGATGTACAATACCAGTATCAAGTGAATAAAATACCGAAAGTCTTGCCGATG CGCATAAGCAACATGGAAAAGGGTCAATGTGCAACGGTGGCCAGCTGGGAGGGCGGTGCAGTGCGTTCACGCAAATCCACACAAACACCAACAACGCCAGGACAG ACTTCGTTGCAGGGCAACGGCGGACCACCGAAGCCGGCGCGTCGACAAAGTCTACTATCGGTGGCCTGGACCGACACCGACACGGGTGTGGAGAAGATAATGTGGCGCGAAATCGATAAAGTATCACGTGCCGTATTTCCTATATTATTTTTCGTCTTCGTACTACTCTATTGGCCCATATTGCTTATGAAGTCATCCTAG
- the LOC120772015 gene encoding periodic tryptophan protein 2 homolog: MKFSYKFSNLLGAIYRNGNLQFTPDGNSIISPVGNRLSIYDLRNHKSRTLSLESRYNYVCIALSPDGSLLIAVNELGEAQLISLISCTIIHRHKLQNKPQCVVFSPDGAYFAVAMDNIVLVFSAPGELTGEYSPFLLKRRFLGGFDDVTWLDWSSDSRFLAVGCRDGTTKIVGMRLLTNFRTYILAGHSDGIIASFFERNSMHVNTLGRNGQLCLWECSCNPSDIEEVTPEQREKSKYTVKKKKVAKAEEEESEDDVDDKEKEKDDNTPITETVDENEVKDENVSKGHPFVYKKLGRHYLADEPRKTDYHAYVTAANYNNRNKILVVAFNIGTFYLYELPDVNMIHSLSISDYAISVALFNGTGDWVALASRELGQLLVWEWQSEQYIMKQQGHSSEMTCISYSADGQYIATGGEDSKVKLWNTQSGFCFVTFSEHSSGITGVQFSRSKNFLVSASLDGTVRAFDVNRYRNFRTFSAPERVQFSCVAIDHSSEFVVAGCQDVFEMYLWSVKLGKLLEVISGHEGPVCSVSFSPVATMTTLVSGSWDKTIKVWNCLESNSEHETIDVLADATCVTFSPSGENVAVATLNGHITIFDVKTATQISSIEGRNDLAGGRYEADIITGKKNLEGKYFTSIEYSVDGECILAGGNSQYICIYHAREAVLLKKFEITQNHSLDGLNEYINRRNLTEFGNMALVETREELEGGNVAIGMPGVQKGDMASRNFKPKIKVFAVRFMPTGQAYAVATTEGLCLYSLDKGVVFDPFHLSLEVTPKAIHESVDKQDYSQALLMSLKLNEPHLIYMVLEKIPRNDIKLICSTLPETFAPALLQILARGLQASTHLEFYLEWCTGLLATHGNKSDLLQHHALLSLQESLSQKYESLNRICDFNKYTMRVLLNAAKERRKQGVYLTQKKSNGVNVDGYENADDDDMFLIKAKSDDEVAEFEEADESDSESSTV, translated from the exons atgaagTTCTCATATAAG TTCTCCAATTTGCTTGGCGCAATTTATCGTAATGGAAATCTGCAGTTTACACCAGATGGCAATAGCATAATCAGTCCGGTTGGTAATCGGCTATCAATCTATGATTTACGCAA tcACAAATCGCGCACGCTATCGTTGGAGTCGCGCTACAATTACGTTTGCATTGCCTTGTCACCCGATGGCAGTCTGCTAATCGCTGTGAACGAATTGGGTGAAGCACAACTAATTAGCTTGATCTCATGTACGATTATACATCGACATAAATTGCAAAACAAACCACAATGTGTAGTTTTCAGTCCGGATGGCGCATATTTTGCTGTAGCCATGGATAATATTGTGTTAGTGTTTTCAGCACCCGGTGAATTAACTGGTGAATACAGTCCATTTCTGCTGAAACGACGCTTTTTAGGTGGCTTCGATGATGTCACTTGGCTGGATTGGTCAAGCGACTCACGTTTTCTCGCCGTTGGCTGTCGTGATGGCACAACCAAAATTGTTGGCATGCGTTTGTTGACAAATTTCCGCACATACATATTGGCTGGACACTCTGATGGTATTATTGCTAGTTTCTTTGAGCGCAATAGCATGCATGTGAATACGCTTGGTCGTAATGGGCAGCTTTGTTTATGGGAATGCAGTTGTAATCCCTCCGATATTGAGGAAGTTACACCAGAGCAGcgtgaaaaatcaaaatatacagtaaaaaagaagaaagtcgCCAAAGCGGAAGAAGAAGAGTCTGAGGATGATGTGGATGATAAGGAAAAAGAGAAAGATGATAACACCCCCATTACTGAAACGGTAGATGAAAATGAGGTGAAAGATGAAAATGTTAGTAAAGGACATCCTTTTGTGTACAAAAAATTAGGCCGACACTATTTGGCCGATGAACCGCGTAAAACCGATTATCATGCTTATGTCACTGCCGCCAATTATAATAATCGTAACAAGATATTGGTGGTCGCTTTTAATATCGGCACATTCTATTTATACGAGCTGCCCGATGTAAATATGATACACTCGCTAAGCATTTCGGATTACGCCATATCGGTGGCGCTTTTTAACGGCACCGGTGATTGGGTGGCGTTGGCCTCTCGCGAACTCGGCCAGTTGCTTGTGTGGGAGTGGCAAA GTGAGCAATACATTATGAAGCAGCAGGGACACAGCAGTGAAATGACCTGTATAAGCTATTCAGCCGACGGCCAATATATTGCCACCGGCGGTGAAGATTCCAAAGTTAAACTGTGGAATACACAAAGTGGTTTCTGCTTTGTCACATTCAGTGAGCACAGTAGCGGCATTACTGGCGTACAATTCAGTCGCAGTAAAAATTTCTTGGTTAGCGCCTCGCTGGACGGCACAGTGCGTGCGTTCGATGTCAATAG ATACCGTAATTTCCGTACCTTCAGCGCGCCCGAACGCGTACAGTTCTCCTGCGTGGCCATTGATCACTCCAGTGAATTTGTGGTGGCCGGTTGTCAGGATGTTTTCGAAATGTATTTGTGGTCGGTGAAATTGGGTAAATTGCTGGAAGTGATAAGTGGCCATGAAGGACCGGTTTGCTCGGTGTCATTCTCACCGGTAGCCACCATGACAACTCTGGTATCGGGTTCATGGGATAAAACCATAAAAGTTTGGAATTGTTTGGAGAGCAATAGTGAGCATGAGACGATTGATGTGCTCGCCGATGCGACATGTGTGACATTCAGTCCGAGTGGGGAGAAT gtTGCGGTCGCCACTCTGAATGGGCATATAACAATTTTCGATGTGAAAACCGCGACACAAATAAGTTCGATAGAGGGACGCAACGACTTAGCTGGCGGTCGTTATGAAGCTGATATCATAACGGGCAAGAAGAATCTGGAGGGCAA GTACTTTACTTCCATTGAGTATTCTGTTGATGGCGAATGCATTTTAGCCGGTGGCAATTcccaatacatatgtatctatcaTGCACGTGAAGCGGTGTTACTAAAGAAATTCGAAATTACACAAAATCATAGTTTAGATGGTTTGAAT GAGTATATAAATCGTCGCAATCTGACAGAGTTCGGTAATATGGCGCTTGTTGAGACACGCGAGGAGTTGGAGGGCGGCAATGTGGCAATTGGTATGCCGGGCGTACAGAAAGGTGATATGGCGAGCAGAAACTTCAAGCCGAAAATCAAAGTATTCGCTGTGCGCTTCATGCCAACCGGTCAAGCGTATGCAGTGGCTACCACAGAGGGATTGTGTTTATACTCGTTGGATAAAG GTGTTGTCTTCGATCCATTCCACCTATCGCTGGAGGTGACACCAAAAGCCATACATGAGTCGGTCGACAAACAAGACTATTCGCAAGCGCTTTTAATGTCACTGAAACTTAATGAACCACACCTCATTTACATGGTTTTAGAGAAAATACCGCGTAACGATA TAAAACTGATTTGTTCAACGTTGCCGGAGACATTCGCACCTGCCTTGCTGCAAATATTAGCGCGTGGCTTACAGGCTAGCACACATTTAGAATTTTACTTGGAATGGTGTACCGGCCTATTGGCTACGCACGGCAATAAAAGCGACTTGTTGCAGCATCATGCACTACTTTCGCTACAGGAGAGCTTATCACAGAAATATGAGTCACTAAATCGCAT TTGCGATTTCAATAAATACACTATGCGTGTTCTACTGAATGCTGCCAAGgagcgcagaaagcaaggcgtTTATTTGACACAAAAGAAATCAAATGGTGTTAACGTAGACGGTTACGAGAATGCGGATGATGAtgatatgtttttaattaaagcgAAAAGCGACGATGAAGTAGCGGAGTTCGAAGAAGCGGACGAAAGTGATAGTGAAAGCAGTACAGTGTGA
- the LOC120771612 gene encoding glycine receptor subunit alpha-2 isoform X1 — protein MLDKYINLLLPCSLGLIWIWLTDSTDALMNYTAKPRVVLPPNYVKEMRPPSKKGSPVIVDFSIFVVDINSINVEDMDFRVDMFIHQRWNESRLEVSDDIFEEGDDYVTLLPEFFDNLWQPDPYFLNSKIAGFGSPYITSGSLLRDKDQRETKNFHINKTLKIATLTHKFTSVTLYKNKTVRYAARMHAIIACQMEFQLYPMDIQVCPIYIESFSSNNQKVKLRWSDSGVTLNPELKLLQYNLGQPLELEESDGYMPEKVGNFSRLTVYFRFERQIGHHLIQTFAPSSLVVMLSWFSFWLGLDAIPGRVTLLVTCMLTLVTMFTGLRADIPPVAYVKALDLWMAGCMVSVFAALAEFVVVKVLDVQYQYQVNKIPKVLPMRISNMEKGQCATVASWEGGAVRSRKSTQTPTTPGQTSLQGNGGPPKPARRQSLLSVAWTDTDTGVEKIMWREIDKVSRAVFPILFFVFVLLYWPILLMKSS, from the exons ATGCTGGATAAATACATAAATCTACTATTGCCATGCAGTCTGGGATTGATATGGATTTG GCTGACTGATTCAACGGATGCCTTAATGAACTACACGGCCAAACCTCGCGTAGTCCTTCCACCTAATTATGTCAAGG AAATGAGACCACCTTCCAAGAAAGGCTCTCCAGTGATAGTAGACTTTAGCATATTTGTTGTAGATATTAACTCAATCAATGTAGAGGATATGGACTTTAG GGTAGATATGTTTATACATCAGCGTTGGAACGAATCAAGGCTCGAGGTCTCCGATGATATATTCGAGGAGGGCGATGATTATGTGACACTACTTCCAGAATTCTTCGATAATCTCTGGCAACCGGATCCATATTTTTTGAATTCGAAAATTGCCG GATTCGGCAGCCCTTATATAACTTCTGGCTCTCTACTGCGCGACAAGGATCAAAGAGAGACGAAAAACTTTCATATCAATAAAACATtaa AGATAGCAACACTAACGCACAAATTCACCTCAGtgactttatataaaaataaaacggtaCGCTATGCGGCGCGAATGCATGCGATCATCGCCTGTCAAATGGAATTCCAACTCTATCCGATGGACATACAGGTGTGCCCCATATATATAGAAAGCT TCTCATCGAATaatcaaaaagtgaaattacgTTGGTCCGACTCTGGCGTCACTTTGAATCCCGAGCTCAAATTGCTGCAATACAACCTTGGCCAACCGCTCGAACTGGAGGAGAGTGATGGCTATATGCCCGAGAAGGTTGGCAATTTTTCACGTCTCACAGTGTATTTCCGATTTGAGCGGCAAATCGGACATCATCTCATACAGACGTTCGCGCCGTCATCGCTCGTCGTAATGTTGTCTTGGTTTAGTTTTTGGTTGGGACTGGATGCCATACCGGGTCGTGTGACGTTGTTGGTCACATGCATGTTAACTTTGGTCACCATGTTCACCGGTCTTAGAGCGGATATACCGCCTGTTGCCTATGTGAAG GCTCTGGATCTTTGGATGGCCGGTTGTATGGTGTCTGTATTTGCAGCTTTAGCGGAATTTGTTGTTGTGAAGGTATTGGATGTACAATACCAGTATCAAGTGAATAAAATACCGAAAGTCTTGCCGATG CGCATAAGCAACATGGAAAAGGGTCAATGTGCAACGGTGGCCAGCTGGGAGGGCGGTGCAGTGCGTTCACGCAAATCCACACAAACACCAACAACGCCAGGACAG ACTTCGTTGCAGGGCAACGGCGGACCACCGAAGCCGGCGCGTCGACAAAGTCTACTATCGGTGGCCTGGACCGACACCGACACGGGTGTGGAGAAGATAATGTGGCGCGAAATCGATAAAGTATCACGTGCCGTATTTCCTATATTATTTTTCGTCTTCGTACTACTCTATTGGCCCATATTGCTTATGAAGTCATCCTAG